One window of Deinococcus depolymerans genomic DNA carries:
- a CDS encoding response regulator transcription factor, with protein sequence MERKPLVLVIEDEKDIARFIELELAAEGYATEVAFDGVTGLSKFREVNPDLVILDLMLPVLDGLEVARRIRKTSNTPIIILTAKDGIQDKVEGLDSGADDYLIKPFSIEELLARVRAHLRRVNPAVTGEVRVADLVMNLDGREIFRGGRRVELSAKEFELLELLARNPGKVFSRFEIEEKVWPEYTGGSNVVDVYIGYLRRKLEEGGERRLIHTVRGVGYVLREE encoded by the coding sequence ATGGAACGCAAGCCCCTGGTACTTGTCATCGAGGATGAGAAAGACATCGCTCGGTTTATTGAACTCGAACTCGCGGCCGAAGGGTACGCCACCGAAGTGGCCTTCGACGGCGTCACCGGTCTGTCCAAATTCCGTGAAGTCAACCCGGACCTCGTCATCCTGGACCTGATGCTCCCGGTCCTCGACGGCCTGGAGGTCGCGCGGCGCATCCGCAAGACCAGCAACACGCCCATCATCATCCTGACCGCCAAGGACGGCATCCAGGACAAGGTCGAGGGCCTCGACAGCGGCGCCGACGACTACCTGATCAAGCCGTTCTCCATCGAGGAACTGCTGGCCCGCGTGCGCGCCCACCTGCGCCGCGTGAACCCGGCCGTGACCGGCGAGGTCCGCGTGGCCGACCTGGTCATGAACCTCGACGGCCGTGAGATCTTCCGGGGTGGGCGCCGCGTGGAACTGTCCGCCAAGGAGTTCGAGCTGCTGGAACTGCTGGCCCGCAACCCCGGCAAGGTGTTCTCCCGCTTCGAGATCGAGGAGAAGGTCTGGCCCGAGTACACCGGCGGCAGCAACGTCGTGGACGTGTACATCGGTTACCTGCGCCGCAAGCTGGAAGAGGGCGGGGAGCGCCGCCTGATCCACACCGTGCGCGGCGTCGGCTACGTGCTGCGCGAGGAGTAA
- a CDS encoding adenylate/guanylate cyclase domain-containing protein, producing the protein MADLLLPLPGAHDSTHACFVLVDLVGSTAMACQLPLRNYQTLMQEFVQVMILSFEARGGQVLQHQGDAVLAWWPLEQAGAACAAAAEAHERAARLTLAASLGQRLRLRAGVSGGEVIMGVVGGQNSAYGLPVNYATRLCDAAEPGQTLVCDSALAHAGGLPTRPYQPLQLQGFGENCRAHLLLPLRAPAARAADES; encoded by the coding sequence ATGGCTGATCTGCTGCTTCCCCTTCCCGGTGCCCACGACAGCACCCACGCGTGCTTCGTGCTGGTCGACCTGGTGGGGAGTACCGCGATGGCCTGCCAGCTTCCGCTGCGCAACTACCAGACCCTCATGCAGGAATTCGTGCAGGTCATGATCCTGAGCTTCGAGGCGCGCGGCGGGCAGGTGCTGCAGCATCAGGGGGACGCGGTCCTGGCGTGGTGGCCGCTCGAGCAGGCCGGCGCCGCCTGCGCCGCGGCGGCCGAGGCACACGAGCGCGCCGCGCGCCTGACGCTGGCCGCCAGCCTCGGCCAGCGCCTGCGCCTGCGGGCCGGGGTGTCCGGCGGCGAGGTCATCATGGGCGTCGTGGGCGGACAGAACAGCGCCTACGGCCTGCCCGTCAACTACGCCACGCGCCTGTGCGACGCTGCCGAGCCCGGGCAGACGCTGGTGTGCGACTCGGCGCTGGCACACGCCGGCGGCCTCCCCACCCGTCCGTACCAGCCGCTGCAGCTGCAGGGCTTCGGTGAGAACTGCCGCGCGCACCTGCTGCTGCCGCTGCGGGCGCCCGCCGCGCGAGCTGCGGATGAAAGCTGA
- the mqnP gene encoding menaquinone biosynthesis prenyltransferase MqnP, with translation MKTYLELVKFEHTVFALPFAYAGMLLASIQENGTGWPGWSVLLWVTVAMAAARTAAMGANRVIDRFIDARNPRTAGREVPSGKVSPAQAWTLVIVSLIVMAFAAAQLNPLCLALLPLAVVFLIGYPYTKRFTWLCHAWLGVTDGAAAAGGWIAVTGEFAPPAWALWAVVIFWMIGLDVIYATMDRDFDVANGIRSIPARFGIPRALRIAAASHALTFALLLLVGVLAGASFWYYLAVAVMGGILLFEHRIVNPGDLARVNVAFFDANMWLALTMLAGVIADVTWRTLT, from the coding sequence TTGAAAACCTACCTTGAACTGGTCAAGTTCGAACACACCGTGTTCGCGCTGCCGTTCGCGTATGCGGGCATGCTGCTGGCCAGCATTCAGGAGAACGGGACCGGCTGGCCCGGCTGGAGCGTGCTGCTGTGGGTGACGGTTGCCATGGCGGCCGCCCGGACCGCCGCCATGGGCGCCAACCGGGTCATCGACCGGTTTATTGACGCCCGTAATCCCCGCACGGCCGGCCGGGAGGTGCCGAGCGGGAAGGTCAGCCCGGCGCAGGCCTGGACGCTGGTGATCGTCAGTCTGATCGTCATGGCGTTCGCGGCGGCGCAACTGAACCCGCTGTGCCTGGCGCTGCTGCCGCTGGCAGTGGTGTTCCTGATCGGTTACCCCTACACCAAGCGGTTCACGTGGCTGTGTCACGCGTGGCTGGGCGTGACGGACGGCGCGGCGGCGGCCGGAGGGTGGATCGCCGTGACCGGCGAGTTCGCGCCGCCCGCCTGGGCGTTGTGGGCGGTCGTGATCTTCTGGATGATCGGCCTGGACGTCATCTACGCCACCATGGACCGTGACTTCGACGTGGCGAACGGCATCCGGAGCATCCCGGCGCGTTTCGGGATTCCGCGCGCGCTGCGGATCGCGGCGGCCAGCCACGCCCTGACCTTCGCGTTGCTGCTGCTGGTGGGTGTCCTGGCGGGCGCGAGCTTCTGGTACTACCTGGCGGTGGCGGTGATGGGCGGCATCCTGCTGTTCGAGCACCGCATCGTGAACCCCGGTGATCTGGCGCGCGTGAACGTGGCGTTCTTCGACGCGAACATGTGGCTGGCGCTGACCATGCTGGCCGGCGTGATTGCGGACGTGACGTGGCGCACCCTGACCTGA